From Primulina tabacum isolate GXHZ01 chromosome 2, ASM2559414v2, whole genome shotgun sequence, one genomic window encodes:
- the LOC142537549 gene encoding uncharacterized protein LOC142537549: MSVWSPRRLISDNGRQFKGKEITAWCQKMKITQSLTSVTYPQANGQTKVVNRIIVQALKTRLQGIGKDWVEELPSILWAYRTNPRAPTQETSFNLVYGSEAVLPVEIGQTYARVESYPNDNTQSRAMDLDLVEEKREHALIRMEAYRGRVMKSYNKRVRIRDFQIGDLVMKKVNPAGDMRKLEARWEGPFKISRKVSS, translated from the coding sequence ATGTCGGTTTGGAGCCCCAGGAGACTAATCTCAGACAACGGGAGGCAGTTTAAGGGAAAGGAGATCACAGCCTGGTGCCAGAAAATGAAGATCACTCAATCATTGACTTCTGTTACTTATCCTCAAGCCAATGGTCAAACAAAGGTTGTTAATAGAATTATTGTGCAAGCCTTGAAAACAAGGCTACAGGGCATAGGAAAAGACTGGGTGGAAGAATTGCCTAGTATTCTCTGGGCATACAGAACTAACCCCCGAGCACCTACTCAAGAGACTTCTTTTAATCTGGTATACGGTTCTGAAGCAGTTCTTCCGGTTGAAATCGGACAAACTTATgcccgggtagaatcttacccgaaTGATAATACTCAAAGCCGGGCAATGGATTTGGATTTAGTGGAAGAAAAGAGAGAGCATGCTCTgattcgaatggaagcttacCGAGGCCGGGTTATGAAATCATACAACAAACGAGTCCGAATCCGAGACTTTCAGATAGGAGATCTGGTGATGAAAAAAGTCAATCCAGCCGGAGATATGAGGAAATTGGAAGCTCGGTGGGAAGGACCTTTTAAAATATCCCGGAAAGTTAGCTCATGA